In Rhizobium gallicum bv. gallicum R602sp, the following proteins share a genomic window:
- a CDS encoding ABC transporter substrate-binding protein, whose product MTYIRTNAALRAKRIAFLAAAAGISVMLGAGAACATTVVKWLHLELDPAYVAKWEEIAKAYEEKHPDVDIQMQFLENEAFKAKLPTLLQSDDLPDFFFSWGGGVLKQQSETGALQDVTAALNADGGKLRNAYSAASVSGLTFDGKVWAMPYKVGLVSFFYNKELFAKAGVKAEDIKTWASFLEAVKKLKDAGIVPIAGGGGEKWPIHFYWSYLVMREGGEKVFDAAKKGEGEGFLDPAIIKAGEDLAELGKLEPFQPGYLGATWPQTLGVFGDGKAAMILGFENTEANQRKNAGDGKGLSPENIGRFNFPAVEGGAGKVTDTLGGLNGWAVTKKASKEAIDFLAFLTNAENERSMAKAAMLLPVAVGADDGVTNSLLAQSAKQLAASTWHQNYFDQDLGAAVGRVVNDVSVEIVSGQMSSQDGAQQIQDAFELEQ is encoded by the coding sequence ATGACGTATATTCGCACGAATGCTGCTCTTCGCGCCAAGCGCATCGCATTTCTGGCCGCTGCCGCAGGCATTTCCGTGATGCTCGGAGCCGGTGCAGCCTGCGCAACAACGGTCGTAAAGTGGCTGCATCTGGAGCTCGATCCAGCTTACGTGGCCAAGTGGGAGGAAATTGCCAAGGCTTATGAAGAAAAGCACCCGGATGTCGACATCCAGATGCAGTTTCTCGAAAACGAGGCATTCAAGGCAAAATTGCCGACGCTTCTCCAGTCCGACGATTTACCGGACTTCTTTTTCAGCTGGGGCGGGGGCGTCCTCAAACAACAATCTGAGACCGGTGCGCTTCAGGATGTGACAGCCGCGCTCAATGCGGATGGCGGCAAGCTGCGCAATGCCTATAGCGCCGCCTCTGTCAGTGGTCTGACCTTTGACGGCAAGGTCTGGGCAATGCCATACAAGGTCGGACTCGTCAGCTTCTTCTACAATAAGGAGCTCTTTGCAAAGGCTGGCGTGAAGGCCGAGGATATCAAGACCTGGGCCAGCTTTCTCGAAGCCGTGAAAAAGCTCAAGGACGCCGGCATCGTGCCGATCGCAGGTGGCGGCGGCGAAAAATGGCCGATCCACTTCTATTGGAGCTATCTCGTCATGCGCGAAGGCGGAGAAAAGGTCTTCGATGCTGCCAAGAAAGGCGAGGGCGAAGGCTTCTTGGATCCGGCGATCATCAAAGCCGGTGAGGATCTTGCCGAACTCGGGAAGCTTGAACCCTTCCAGCCTGGCTATCTGGGTGCGACCTGGCCGCAAACGCTGGGCGTCTTCGGCGATGGTAAGGCCGCTATGATCCTCGGTTTTGAGAATACCGAAGCCAATCAGCGCAAGAATGCCGGTGACGGAAAGGGACTTTCGCCGGAAAACATCGGCCGCTTTAACTTCCCGGCCGTAGAAGGCGGCGCCGGTAAGGTAACCGATACTCTGGGTGGTTTGAACGGCTGGGCGGTAACCAAGAAGGCTTCCAAGGAAGCAATCGATTTTCTCGCCTTCCTGACGAATGCAGAAAACGAAAGATCCATGGCCAAAGCCGCGATGCTTCTGCCGGTGGCCGTCGGCGCCGATGATGGTGTGACGAATTCGCTTCTGGCTCAATCCGCCAAGCAACTCGCCGCCTCGACCTGGCACCAGAACTATTTCGATCAGGATCTCGGCGCTGCCGTTGGCCGTGTCGTCAATGACGTCTCCGTTGAAATCGTCTCCGGCCAGATGAGTTCGCAGGATGGCGCCCAGCAGATCCAGGACGCCTTCGAACTGGAGCAATAA